A genomic region of Brevibacillus sp. JNUCC-41 contains the following coding sequences:
- a CDS encoding CoA-binding protein: MIENPSREEMGKMLKKSKRIAVVGLSNNPERTSYMVSKAMQESGYEIIPVNPAISEVLGVRAVKALKDIEGHVDIVNVFRRSEFLPEIAKEFAEIDADIFWAQLGVENEEAYNFLKEKGYTVIMNRCIKVEHALTK, from the coding sequence ATGATAGAAAATCCAAGCAGGGAAGAAATGGGAAAGATGTTGAAAAAATCGAAGCGCATCGCTGTCGTTGGTTTATCTAATAACCCTGAGCGTACTTCTTATATGGTATCGAAGGCCATGCAGGAAAGCGGATATGAAATCATCCCGGTAAACCCTGCTATATCTGAAGTGCTGGGTGTCAGGGCAGTTAAAGCTCTGAAAGATATTGAAGGGCACGTCGATATCGTCAATGTTTTCCGCCGTTCAGAGTTCCTTCCGGAGATAGCCAAGGAATTTGCAGAAATCGATGCAGATATCTTTTGGGCGCAGCTTGGGGTGGAAAATGAAGAAGCCTATAATTTTTTGAAAGAAAAAGGATACACTGTCATCATGAATCGATGCATAAAAGTCGAACACGCCCTTACCAAGTAA
- a CDS encoding TlpA disulfide reductase family protein, translating into MLKKIIASVALLSLITVAIVQAMDNEPKGNDEKDALGGLKIGAKAPNFSLKTLDGKQVELSDYKGKKVMLNFWATWCPPCKKEMPDMEKYAQQAGDDVVVLAVNIDPENDVQAFVEDNGITFTIPLDSQSAKNPVNERYRILSIPTTYFIDKKGIIRNKVISAMQLKDMERNINSMQ; encoded by the coding sequence ATGCTTAAAAAAATTATTGCTTCGGTGGCCTTACTGTCACTTATTACGGTAGCGATCGTGCAGGCAATGGATAATGAACCGAAGGGAAATGACGAAAAAGATGCTTTGGGCGGATTGAAAATTGGAGCTAAAGCACCGAATTTCTCCCTGAAAACTTTGGATGGGAAACAAGTTGAATTATCTGATTATAAGGGTAAAAAGGTAATGTTGAATTTTTGGGCAACGTGGTGTCCGCCTTGCAAGAAGGAAATGCCGGATATGGAGAAATATGCACAGCAAGCTGGTGATGATGTGGTCGTTCTTGCGGTCAATATTGACCCCGAAAACGATGTACAAGCATTTGTAGAGGATAATGGAATTACTTTTACAATTCCGCTGGACAGTCAAAGTGCCAAGAATCCAGTGAATGAGCGTTACAGGATTCTCAGCATTCCAACAACTTACTTCATCGACAAAAAAGGCATTATCAGGAATAAGGTAATTTCAGCCATGCAACTTAAAGATATGGAACGAAATATAAATAGCATGCAGTAG
- a CDS encoding small acid-soluble spore protein P has translation MNKNDGKDIRKNAPKGNNPGQPAPLSGSHKVKNRQHSRQKHNSSHDM, from the coding sequence ATGAACAAAAACGATGGTAAAGATATTCGAAAAAATGCACCTAAAGGAAATAACCCAGGTCAACCTGCACCGTTAAGCGGTTCTCATAAGGTGAAAAACAGACAGCACTCCCGTCAGAAGCATAATAGCAGTCATGATATGTAG
- a CDS encoding HesB/YadR/YfhF family protein — MKLTISDQAAKWYIDELGLQEGSHLRFYVRYGGHSTVQSGFSLGIMQEEPETAAAVTTMNEINFYVEEKDLWYFDDHDLLITFNEKLTEPEFHYEKSA; from the coding sequence ATGAAACTGACCATTTCCGATCAAGCAGCCAAGTGGTATATTGATGAGCTGGGGCTTCAAGAAGGCTCTCATTTGCGCTTTTATGTAAGATATGGCGGGCATAGTACCGTCCAAAGCGGCTTTTCATTAGGTATCATGCAAGAAGAACCTGAAACAGCAGCAGCAGTAACAACTATGAATGAGATAAATTTTTATGTAGAAGAAAAAGATTTATGGTACTTTGATGATCACGATTTACTCATTACTTTTAATGAAAAACTGACAGAACCAGAATTCCACTATGAAAAAAGTGCCTGA
- a CDS encoding acyl-CoA thioesterase — MFIAENEIEVRYAETDQMGVVYHANYLIWMELGRTKLINDLGFYYADMEADGILSPVMDIQASYKTPVRYGDKVKVKTWIEKYDGLRVIYGYEIVNGKNEVAATGHSSHVCVKKESFRPISIKRMYPDWHEAYEKNKKQDEMD; from the coding sequence ATGTTCATAGCTGAAAACGAAATTGAAGTGCGGTACGCAGAGACAGATCAAATGGGTGTTGTTTACCATGCGAATTATTTGATATGGATGGAACTGGGCAGGACAAAATTGATAAATGATTTAGGGTTTTATTATGCTGATATGGAAGCGGATGGCATCCTCTCACCTGTTATGGATATTCAGGCTTCGTATAAAACCCCTGTTAGATATGGTGATAAGGTAAAAGTTAAAACCTGGATTGAAAAGTATGACGGCTTACGGGTCATTTATGGGTATGAGATCGTTAATGGGAAAAATGAAGTGGCGGCTACAGGTCATTCTTCCCACGTATGCGTTAAAAAGGAGAGCTTCCGCCCGATATCCATTAAACGAATGTATCCTGATTGGCATGAGGCCTATGAGAAAAATAAAAAGCAGGATGAAATGGATTAA
- the plsY gene encoding glycerol-3-phosphate 1-O-acyltransferase PlsY, producing the protein MLTFITILAAYLIGSIPSGLIIGKTFYKIDIREHGSKNLGGTNTFRTLGVKAGLTVTIMDILKGTLATCLPYMLGVDMHLLLAGVIAVIGHMFPIFANFRGGKAVATSAGVILAYEPWFFVFAVIIFFISLYISKYVSLSSMIACLLALIYSLVFHIHDTALIIVISLITIFIFYRHRANIKRIIDKTEPKVKWL; encoded by the coding sequence ATGCTTACATTTATCACTATACTGGCTGCCTACCTGATCGGCTCGATTCCTTCCGGTTTAATAATTGGTAAAACATTTTACAAAATCGACATCCGGGAGCATGGCAGTAAAAATCTGGGCGGGACAAATACCTTCAGGACACTTGGTGTCAAGGCAGGGCTAACCGTTACCATCATGGATATACTTAAGGGTACCCTAGCAACTTGTCTGCCGTATATGCTAGGCGTGGACATGCATTTATTGCTAGCCGGAGTTATTGCGGTCATCGGTCATATGTTTCCCATTTTTGCAAACTTTCGGGGCGGAAAAGCGGTGGCAACTTCTGCTGGTGTCATTCTTGCTTATGAACCATGGTTTTTTGTCTTTGCCGTCATCATTTTCTTTATATCCTTATACATATCCAAATATGTCTCGCTTTCATCCATGATTGCTTGTCTACTTGCTCTCATCTACAGTTTAGTTTTTCATATTCATGACACGGCGCTCATTATTGTAATCAGTTTAATAACGATCTTCATTTTTTACCGGCATCGCGCAAACATCAAGCGGATTATCGATAAAACTGAACCGAAGGTAAAGTGGTTGTAA
- the sspO gene encoding small acid-soluble spore protein O: MTKQKANHVIPGMNAAKAQGNGAGYNDELGNEPPLSEMQRQNNKKRKKNQ, from the coding sequence ATGACAAAACAAAAGGCAAATCATGTTATTCCAGGTATGAATGCAGCAAAAGCGCAAGGCAATGGAGCAGGATACAATGATGAACTGGGAAATGAACCGCCATTATCGGAAATGCAAAGGCAAAATAATAAAAAAAGAAAGAAAAACCAATGA
- a CDS encoding NUDIX hydrolase has product MDIIYNICFITRKRSNEVEVLMLFRQKNPNRHKWNGIGGKIEQGETIDESMEREILEETGLKVKGMAFRGIVTWNQTGGMYVYRAEDAGGGLSACDEGELAWKPFKWVLESNEVVSNIKYYLKDILQDEPSLEFACTYENEHLISVIKKPLPDFAKELIFTN; this is encoded by the coding sequence ATGGATATTATATATAATATTTGTTTCATAACTCGAAAAAGATCCAACGAAGTTGAAGTGTTGATGCTATTTCGCCAAAAGAATCCGAATAGGCATAAATGGAATGGTATAGGTGGGAAAATAGAACAAGGTGAAACCATTGATGAATCGATGGAACGGGAAATTCTTGAAGAAACTGGATTGAAGGTAAAGGGGATGGCCTTTCGAGGGATCGTGACATGGAATCAGACGGGCGGAATGTATGTTTACCGAGCTGAAGATGCTGGGGGCGGACTATCTGCCTGTGATGAAGGGGAACTTGCCTGGAAGCCATTTAAATGGGTTTTGGAGTCAAATGAAGTTGTGTCCAACATAAAGTATTATCTAAAAGATATATTACAGGATGAACCATCACTAGAATTTGCCTGTACCTATGAAAATGAACACTTAATATCGGTCATAAAGAAGCCATTGCCTGATTTTGCAAAAGAATTGATCTTCACCAATTGA
- the tlp gene encoding small acid-soluble spore protein Tlp, with the protein MGSYKHNQDNRLDNVEKIQDAIQNTEENITAANETLSFSSGVEKQAIEAKNERRRKSIEGMKEEMQDEQEARESGYSNDNM; encoded by the coding sequence ATGGGCTCATATAAACACAATCAGGATAACCGTTTGGATAATGTTGAAAAAATTCAGGATGCAATTCAAAATACAGAAGAAAACATAACCGCTGCAAATGAAACGTTATCATTCTCTTCAGGTGTGGAGAAACAGGCAATTGAGGCCAAAAATGAACGAAGAAGAAAGAGCATTGAAGGAATGAAGGAAGAAATGCAAGATGAGCAAGAAGCACGGGAAAGCGGTTATAGTAACGATAATATGTAA
- the parE gene encoding DNA topoisomerase IV subunit B, whose translation MAKKVKTIEYNDDAIQVLEGLEAVRKRPGMYIGSTDARGLHHLVYEIVDNSVDEALAGYGDQISVKIHKDNSVSVSDKGRGMPIGMHKLGKPTPEVILTILHAGGKFGQGGYKTSGGLHGVGASVVNALSEWLVVTIKRDGFIYEQRFFNGGKPETTLEKIGKTNQAGTKIHFKPDPKIFSVTTFNYDILCERLRESAFLLKGMKIELTDERNDHNEIFHYENGIEAFVDYLNEEKETLHSVVSLEGEQNGIEVELAFQFNDGYSENILSFVNNVRTKDGGTHEIGAKTAMTRAFNDYARKMGLLKEKDKNLEGTDIREGLSSIISVRIPEELLQFEGQTKSKLGTSEARSAVDSIVSEHLAYFFEEDPTTSTLLVKKAIKAFQAREAARKAREDARSGKKRKKSDAILSGKLTPAQSKNPERNELYLVEGDSAGGSAKQGRDRRFQAVLPLRGKVINTEKAKLADIFKNEEINTIIHAIGGGVGAEFNTPDTNYDKVIIMTDADTDGAHIQVLLLTFFYRYMKPLIESGKVYIALPPLYKVSKGTGKKEVIEYAWSDEELQGAIDKVGKGYMIQRYKGLGEMNADQLWDTTMNPETRTLIRVKIDDGARAERRVTTLMGDKVEPRRKWIEANVAFGLEEESNILDNENMSIEEEVINDGI comes from the coding sequence GTGGCAAAGAAAGTAAAAACAATCGAGTACAATGATGATGCAATTCAGGTACTGGAAGGACTCGAAGCGGTCAGAAAACGTCCCGGTATGTATATCGGCAGTACTGATGCACGCGGACTTCATCATTTAGTGTACGAGATTGTAGATAACTCCGTAGATGAGGCTTTAGCTGGATATGGAGACCAAATTAGTGTGAAAATACATAAAGATAACAGTGTAAGTGTGTCGGATAAAGGGCGCGGAATGCCTATTGGCATGCATAAATTAGGTAAACCGACGCCTGAAGTCATTTTGACGATTCTTCATGCTGGAGGTAAATTTGGACAAGGCGGATATAAAACGAGTGGAGGCCTTCATGGAGTAGGTGCTTCGGTCGTTAACGCGTTGTCTGAATGGCTTGTCGTGACGATCAAAAGGGACGGGTTCATTTACGAACAACGTTTTTTCAATGGCGGAAAGCCAGAAACCACACTGGAGAAAATCGGTAAAACGAATCAAGCTGGGACCAAAATCCACTTCAAGCCCGATCCAAAAATATTTTCAGTGACGACTTTTAATTATGATATCCTATGTGAACGTCTTCGCGAATCGGCTTTTCTTTTAAAAGGCATGAAGATAGAATTGACGGATGAGCGTAACGACCATAATGAAATTTTCCACTATGAAAATGGAATTGAAGCGTTTGTTGATTATTTAAATGAAGAAAAAGAGACCCTCCATAGTGTAGTCAGCTTGGAAGGGGAACAAAATGGGATAGAGGTCGAACTCGCCTTTCAATTCAATGATGGTTATTCAGAAAATATTTTAAGCTTTGTAAATAACGTTCGTACAAAAGACGGAGGCACCCATGAGATTGGTGCAAAAACGGCCATGACAAGGGCATTTAATGATTATGCCAGAAAAATGGGACTATTAAAGGAAAAAGATAAAAACCTCGAAGGTACCGATATACGTGAAGGCTTGTCTTCAATCATTTCAGTACGTATCCCTGAAGAACTTCTTCAATTCGAAGGACAAACCAAGAGCAAGCTTGGAACCAGTGAAGCCCGTTCTGCAGTCGATTCCATCGTATCAGAGCACTTAGCCTACTTTTTTGAAGAAGATCCGACAACGAGTACCCTATTGGTTAAAAAAGCGATTAAAGCGTTCCAAGCAAGGGAAGCCGCACGCAAAGCTCGTGAGGACGCAAGAAGCGGGAAGAAACGGAAGAAATCCGATGCCATCCTTTCTGGGAAATTAACACCAGCTCAATCGAAAAATCCCGAACGGAATGAATTGTATCTTGTGGAAGGGGACTCTGCTGGGGGATCCGCTAAACAAGGCCGGGATCGCCGTTTCCAAGCAGTACTGCCATTACGGGGTAAAGTTATCAATACGGAAAAAGCGAAACTAGCCGATATTTTTAAAAACGAGGAAATAAATACGATCATCCATGCCATCGGCGGAGGTGTCGGGGCGGAGTTCAACACGCCGGACACTAACTATGATAAAGTGATCATCATGACTGATGCCGATACGGATGGTGCCCATATCCAAGTGCTGCTGCTGACTTTCTTTTATCGCTATATGAAGCCGTTAATAGAGTCAGGGAAGGTTTACATTGCCTTGCCCCCTTTATATAAAGTGAGCAAAGGGACCGGGAAGAAGGAAGTCATTGAATATGCATGGAGTGACGAAGAACTTCAGGGAGCGATAGACAAGGTGGGGAAAGGCTATATGATTCAGCGCTATAAAGGGCTGGGTGAGATGAATGCCGACCAATTATGGGATACCACCATGAACCCGGAAACAAGGACATTGATACGTGTGAAGATCGATGATGGTGCCCGTGCAGAAAGACGTGTTACAACATTGATGGGAGATAAGGTTGAACCGCGTCGTAAGTGGATTGAAGCCAATGTCGCTTTTGGTCTCGAAGAAGAATCGAATATTTTAGATAATGAAAATATGTCGATTGAAGAGGAGGTCATTAACGATGGTATTTGA
- the acnA gene encoding aconitate hydratase AcnA produces the protein MTKNDVYQARKSFEIDGQRYNYYSLDAIEKAGDGKVSRLPYSIKVLLEAVLRQVDGRVITKEHVANLAKWGTSEQQDIDVPFKPSRVILQDFTGVPVVVDLASLRNAFAALGGDPDKINPEIPVDLVIDHSVQVDKAGTMDSLDANMDLEFERNAERYQFLSWAQKSFNNYRAVPPATGIVHQVNLEYLANVVHAVETPNGDFEVFPDSVFGTDSHTTMINGIGVLGWGVGGIEAEAGMLGQPSYFPVPKVVGVKLTGELPKGTTATDLALKVTQVLRAHGVVGKFVEFYGPGVGYLPLADRATIANMAPEYGATVGFFPVDAEAIDYMRLTGRDEKQIKVVESYCKENGLFYSPENEDPAYNDVVEIDLSAIEPNLSGPKRPQDLIPLSQMKKSFHDAINAPMGNQGFGMDNSELDKEVTVKFADGKETVMKTGAIAIAAITSCTNTSNPYVMLGAGLIAKKAVEKGLTVPDYVKTSLAPGSKVVTGYLRDAGLQPYLDQLGFNVVGYGCTTCIGNSGPLADEIEAAVAEADLLVTSVLSGNRNFEGRIHPLVKANYLASPTLVVAYALAGTVDFDLNNDSLGKDKDGNDVYLADIWPSQEEVNAAVKATVTPELFRKEYETVFNDNKRWNEIQTSNEAIYAFDSKSTYIQNPPFFEGLSPEPGSVNPLSGLRVVGKFGDSVTTDHISPAGAIGKDTPAGIYLRENGVKPRDFNSYGSRRGNHEAMMRGTFANIRIRNQVAPGTEGGFTTYWPTGDVMAIYDACMKYKADGTGLAVIAGKDYGMGSSRDWAAKGTNLLGIKTVIAESFERIHRSNLALMGVLPLQFKEGENAETLGLTGKEAIAVKIDETVKPRDIVTVTATDEAGNVKEFDVLVRFDSEIEIDYYRHGGILQMVLRNKLKG, from the coding sequence ATGACGAAAAATGACGTATACCAAGCGCGTAAGTCCTTTGAGATTGATGGGCAACGCTACAACTACTACAGCTTAGACGCTATTGAAAAAGCAGGGGACGGCAAAGTATCACGCCTTCCATATTCCATTAAAGTATTACTTGAAGCGGTACTTCGCCAAGTGGACGGAAGAGTAATCACAAAAGAACACGTTGCGAACCTTGCTAAATGGGGAACAAGCGAGCAACAAGATATAGATGTTCCGTTCAAGCCATCACGTGTAATCCTACAAGATTTCACTGGTGTTCCAGTTGTTGTTGACTTAGCTTCTTTACGTAATGCTTTCGCAGCACTTGGTGGGGACCCTGACAAAATCAACCCGGAAATCCCGGTTGACCTTGTAATTGACCACTCTGTACAAGTTGATAAAGCAGGTACAATGGATTCCCTTGATGCCAATATGGATCTTGAATTCGAACGTAATGCAGAGCGTTACCAGTTCCTAAGCTGGGCTCAAAAATCATTCAACAACTATCGTGCAGTTCCACCTGCAACTGGTATCGTTCACCAAGTTAACCTAGAGTACCTTGCAAACGTGGTTCATGCTGTTGAAACTCCAAACGGCGACTTCGAAGTATTCCCTGATTCTGTTTTCGGTACAGATTCACATACTACAATGATCAACGGTATTGGTGTTCTTGGTTGGGGTGTCGGCGGTATCGAAGCAGAAGCAGGCATGCTTGGACAGCCATCTTACTTCCCAGTTCCAAAAGTGGTTGGTGTTAAACTGACTGGCGAACTTCCTAAAGGTACAACGGCTACTGACCTTGCATTGAAAGTAACACAAGTTCTTCGTGCACACGGCGTAGTTGGTAAATTCGTTGAGTTCTACGGCCCAGGAGTAGGATACCTTCCACTTGCTGACCGTGCAACAATCGCTAACATGGCTCCAGAATACGGTGCTACAGTTGGTTTCTTCCCTGTTGATGCAGAAGCGATCGATTACATGCGCTTAACAGGCCGTGATGAAAAACAAATTAAAGTGGTTGAATCATATTGCAAAGAAAATGGATTGTTCTACTCTCCTGAAAACGAAGATCCAGCATACAATGATGTTGTGGAAATCGACCTTTCAGCAATTGAACCAAACCTTTCAGGCCCTAAACGCCCGCAAGATTTGATTCCACTTTCTCAAATGAAAAAATCTTTCCATGACGCTATCAATGCACCTATGGGCAACCAAGGTTTCGGCATGGACAATTCTGAATTGGATAAAGAAGTAACTGTTAAATTTGCCGATGGTAAAGAAACGGTGATGAAAACAGGTGCGATTGCAATTGCTGCAATCACAAGCTGTACGAACACTTCTAACCCATATGTAATGCTTGGAGCGGGTCTTATTGCTAAAAAAGCAGTTGAAAAAGGCCTAACTGTTCCAGATTATGTAAAAACATCATTGGCACCAGGTTCTAAAGTTGTTACTGGTTACCTTCGTGATGCTGGTCTTCAACCATACCTTGACCAATTAGGATTCAACGTAGTTGGTTACGGTTGTACTACATGTATCGGTAACTCAGGTCCATTGGCTGACGAAATCGAAGCAGCTGTTGCTGAAGCAGATCTTCTGGTAACATCAGTACTTTCAGGTAACCGTAACTTTGAAGGACGTATTCACCCACTTGTGAAAGCAAACTATCTTGCTTCTCCTACTTTGGTTGTTGCTTACGCTCTTGCTGGAACTGTGGACTTTGATCTAAACAACGATTCACTTGGTAAAGACAAAGATGGTAACGATGTATACCTTGCTGACATCTGGCCATCACAAGAAGAAGTTAACGCTGCTGTTAAAGCAACAGTTACACCTGAGTTATTCCGTAAAGAATACGAAACGGTATTCAACGATAACAAACGTTGGAACGAAATCCAAACTAGCAACGAAGCGATTTATGCTTTCGATTCTAAATCAACATACATTCAAAATCCTCCATTCTTTGAAGGATTATCACCAGAACCTGGTTCAGTTAACCCACTTTCCGGTTTGCGTGTAGTTGGTAAATTCGGTGACTCAGTTACAACTGACCACATTTCTCCTGCAGGTGCAATCGGTAAAGATACACCAGCTGGTATCTACCTTCGTGAAAACGGTGTGAAACCGCGTGACTTTAACTCTTACGGTTCTCGTCGTGGTAACCATGAAGCGATGATGCGCGGAACGTTCGCTAACATCCGTATCCGTAACCAAGTTGCTCCAGGTACAGAAGGTGGATTCACAACTTACTGGCCAACAGGCGATGTAATGGCTATCTATGATGCTTGTATGAAATATAAAGCTGATGGAACAGGTCTTGCAGTCATCGCTGGTAAAGACTATGGTATGGGAAGCTCTCGTGACTGGGCTGCGAAAGGTACTAACCTTCTTGGCATCAAAACAGTCATCGCTGAAAGCTTTGAACGTATTCACCGTTCTAACCTTGCATTGATGGGTGTTCTTCCTCTTCAATTCAAAGAAGGCGAAAACGCTGAAACGCTTGGATTGACTGGTAAAGAAGCGATTGCAGTTAAAATCGACGAAACAGTTAAACCTCGTGATATCGTAACAGTTACAGCTACTGATGAAGCTGGAAACGTAAAAGAATTTGATGTGCTTGTTCGTTTCGATTCCGAAATCGAAATCGACTACTACCGTCACGGTGGTATCCTTCAAATGGTATTACGTAATAAATTAAAAGGCTAA
- a CDS encoding YycC family protein, translating to MKPLQISPETALKLSKSLNLPLEQIMHMPTPVLLRKLAEAEAKENTK from the coding sequence ATGAAGCCATTACAAATATCACCGGAAACCGCATTAAAGTTATCAAAGTCACTAAATTTGCCTTTAGAACAAATCATGCATATGCCTACACCCGTCTTGCTGAGAAAGCTTGCCGAGGCAGAAGCAAAAGAAAATACAAAATAG
- a CDS encoding FbpB family small basic protein: MKKRKRTFEELIKENKKELLMDVKQMERIEERLEKKHMQKAE; this comes from the coding sequence ATGAAAAAAAGAAAAAGGACATTTGAAGAATTAATAAAAGAAAACAAAAAGGAATTATTGATGGACGTTAAACAAATGGAGAGAATTGAGGAACGTCTTGAAAAGAAACATATGCAAAAGGCTGAATAA
- a CDS encoding acid-soluble spore protein N: MGNPKKDSKHFRPSHLGTQPIAAGGNNGKKMQDKSGKHPQVIQTKGE, from the coding sequence ATGGGTAATCCAAAAAAAGATTCCAAACACTTTAGACCGAGCCATCTAGGGACACAACCAATAGCAGCGGGTGGGAATAACGGTAAGAAAATGCAGGACAAATCCGGGAAACATCCTCAGGTCATTCAAACTAAAGGCGAATAA